The window ACCGAGACCCGCTCAGGGATCCGAATGTCGAGTTGGCCGACCTCCCCGGTGACCTCGATCGTGCGACCGTCGAGTTCCTTGAGGTCCTTCACGCCGGTGAGATCGAGGACGAGCACGCCGGACTCCAAGGTGTAGAGCGGCTTGACCCCCGCGGCCGAGGTCGGCTCCTCGACGAGCCGTTCGCCGTCCCAACTGCCCACGGCGGTGCTGATCGCCAGCGGCGGCAGGAGCAGCAGCCCCAGCAGGATCAGACCACCTGCACGGCCAAAGAAGGCGCCGACGAGCAGCATCAGGCCGGTGATGCCCAGAGCCAAGGCGGGGTAGGCGGCGGCCACCACGTCGGTGCCGGTGACGTCGAACATCCCGAGGATGCCCACGCCCAGGGCGATCAGGGCCAGGGTGAGCCAGAAGAGGACCGGGCCTCGCTTGCGCGGATCGACCGGGCGCGGTGGTGGCGGTGTCCAGGCCGGCGCGTTGCTCACCGGCGGCGGAGGGGGGCCGTACGCGGGGGCGTCGCCGACCGGGACGTCGCTCTCGGTGGGCACCTGCCCGTACGCGGGAGTCGCGCCGTAGGCCTGCGGACCTGCCGGTGGTCCGTAGACCGCCGTCGAGCTCTTGCGCCGGTCACGCACCAGCAGCACGACCGCGAGGACACCGGCCAGAACGACCGGCCAGACGAACCACTGATCGGTGGTGGCACCCAGGACCAGGGCCGCGCCGAAGACCGCGACCCCCACGAGGGCGAAGGTCAGGCTGCGGTGGTCGAGAGGGATCAGCGCCCGGCTGCCGAGGTCGTCGGGAAGCAACACCCAGAGCGCGACGTACAAGAACAGGCCGCCGCCGCCGAAGAGCGCCATCACGACGAAGGCGACCTTCACGATCAGGGGATCGACATCCAGGTAGCGCGCGACACCGCCCGCGACCCCACCGATGGTGCGGTGGGGCCCGCTCGTACGCCGCAGTCGGGTGACGTTCTTGAGGTCGTCGCGGGTGATCCTCGGGCCGGTGTCGAGGGGGGCGGAAGGAGGAGCTGGGCTGGGGTTCTCGGGTGCTGTCGTACTCATGGCTCCACTCTCATCTTCCTTCGCGCCGTCCACCATCGGGGACGACCCTGATCCTTCGGCGCTCGACCCTGAGCCGGATCAGGGGCGTCTCAGGGGCGATCCTCATGGTTGTACGCAGGGTGGCGTGTGACGATTGAGCCATCATGACCGCAGCACCCCTCCTCGCCGCGTCGCCGCCCCCGCGGCGCGCCTTTCGCGATTCCTGCGACACCGTCTTCGGCGGCGTCGCATCCGGCCTCGCGCGGCACCTGGGTCGCCAGCCGCTGACGGTCCGGGCAGTCTTCGTCGCGCTCGCGGCCCTGGGGGGTCTGGGCATCGCGCTCTACGGCGGGCTGTGGATGGTGCTGCCCTCCGACGCGCACTTCCAGCGCGATGCACCCGGGCTGGAGAGCGCGAGTCGTACGGGCAAGCGGCCCGGCCGCGTCCGCAGACTGACCGACTCCGGGCCCGCGCTGGTGCTGGGAGTGCTCGCCGTCGGGCTGCTGATGGTGGTCAACGCGGTGCTCGGGACCGGCGCGCTGCTCTGGCCCTTCGTGATCGCCGGACTCGGTATCGCCCTGCTGTGGCGCCAGGCAGACGAGGCGCAACGCGACCGTTGGGTCGTGGAGGGCCGTCTCAACCCGGTCCGCGCGGTCTTCGGCGCGGGCGGCTGGGCCAGTTATGCCCGCGTCGGTGCGGGGCTGGTGCTCGTCTTCATCGCCTTGCTGATGTTCGCTGCCATGACCGGTTCGGCCAGCTCGGCAACCGCGGCGGTCGCGGCAGGACTGCTCGGCACCGTCGGACTGGCGCTCGTCGTCGGCCCGTGGTTCTACCGGCTCGCCGCCGACCTGAACGCCGAGCGTGAGGAACGCGTACGCACCCAAGAGCGCGCCGACGTTGCGGCTCATCTGCACGATTCGGTGCTCCAGACGCTGGCGCTGATCCAGCGCAACAGCGCCGACGCCGCCACCGTGTCGCGGTTGGCCCGCGCCCAGGAGCGCGACCTGCGTGCCTGGTTGTACGCCGGTGAGGCCGCCGACGAGTCGTCGCTGGCCGCCGCCCTGCGCGCTTTCGGAGCCCAGGTCGAGGATGATCACGGCGTGGTCGTGGACGTCGTCACCGTGGGAGATGCGCCGTTCGGTGAATCCGTACGCCCGATCCTCAACGCCGCCCGCGAAGCGATCACCAACGCCGCCAAGCACGCCGGCACCGGCCGGGTCGACGTCTTCGCCGAGGTCACGCCGGG of the Nocardioides sp. genome contains:
- a CDS encoding PspC domain-containing protein — its product is MSTTAPENPSPAPPSAPLDTGPRITRDDLKNVTRLRRTSGPHRTIGGVAGGVARYLDVDPLIVKVAFVVMALFGGGGLFLYVALWVLLPDDLGSRALIPLDHRSLTFALVGVAVFGAALVLGATTDQWFVWPVVLAGVLAVVLLVRDRRKSSTAVYGPPAGPQAYGATPAYGQVPTESDVPVGDAPAYGPPPPPVSNAPAWTPPPPRPVDPRKRGPVLFWLTLALIALGVGILGMFDVTGTDVVAAAYPALALGITGLMLLVGAFFGRAGGLILLGLLLLPPLAISTAVGSWDGERLVEEPTSAAGVKPLYTLESGVLVLDLTGVKDLKELDGRTIEVTGEVGQLDIRIPERVSVSWEAGVDIGNIRVDGSDSGGLDVTRGGTNAGPRDVAQISLDLQLDVGEIVLDTEALPSLHPLPSINPNGAQE
- a CDS encoding ATP-binding protein gives rise to the protein MTAAPLLAASPPPRRAFRDSCDTVFGGVASGLARHLGRQPLTVRAVFVALAALGGLGIALYGGLWMVLPSDAHFQRDAPGLESASRTGKRPGRVRRLTDSGPALVLGVLAVGLLMVVNAVLGTGALLWPFVIAGLGIALLWRQADEAQRDRWVVEGRLNPVRAVFGAGGWASYARVGAGLVLVFIALLMFAAMTGSASSATAAVAAGLLGTVGLALVVGPWFYRLAADLNAEREERVRTQERADVAAHLHDSVLQTLALIQRNSADAATVSRLARAQERDLRAWLYAGEAADESSLAAALRAFGAQVEDDHGVVVDVVTVGDAPFGESVRPILNAAREAITNAAKHAGTGRVDVFAEVTPGEVAVFVRDRGVGFDPDDVATDRHGVRHSILDRMTRHGGRAEVTSTPGQGTEVRLFLPLQEEIR